From the Fusarium musae strain F31 chromosome 11, whole genome shotgun sequence genome, one window contains:
- a CDS encoding hypothetical protein (EggNog:ENOG41), whose protein sequence is MADASAKPKRTRTNVKQSKFGCFTCKARRVKCDEGKPACQRCLISKRECLGYPRGAYPDSDSAESTTLSIVSASSSPSDSSSPSPTAVISTLRSLAFNPYTLSSPFVDLGCTVLAQSPRRARNNVEQTFWSRTVPQLAQSIPSVRAAIEAFGTSYSEYVLRGTSPRPGFETTKRYSKALRMVQQDLITLPHGPIPCVVACLFLGFVEALQQRLNKALLHLHGTFSLMMSLTDKQLHDEIDTDSLVLLLKKLDLHVATYAVSHPPNLPLKPFVMGEILQSYPPDGSLFEILHSSYHFTAKAFRYKYTSRRTIPPELLMEQGRQLANLKQWLSLNEIPPTSNTESHESLIVLRSQCLAALVNTATIMEPRETAYDCYGPEFEEIITSIGALLLSKSLQVGKKVHGARRRKGPW, encoded by the exons ATGGCAGATGCGAGTGCTAAACCGAAGAGAACGAGGACGAATGTCAAACAGTCCAAGTTTGGCTGTTTCACCTGCAA GGCGCGGCGAGTCAAGTGCGATGAAGGCAAGCCGGCTTGTCAGCGGTGCTTGATCTCGAAGCGAGAATGCCTAGGGTATCCCCGAGGTGCATATCCAGACTCGGATAGCGCTGAATCGACTACTTTATCGATTGTGTCCGCGTCTTCTTCGCCCTCAGActcctcatcgccatcgcctaCAGCGGTCATCTCAACGTTGAGATCGCTCGCTTTCAACCCATACACCCTCTCGAGCCCCTTCGTCGACCTTGGTTGTACGGTTCTGGCCCAAAGCCCCCGTCGTGCAAGAAACAACGTCGAGCAAACGTTCTGGTCTCGCACCGTGCCACAACTAGCCCAGTCCATCCCATCAGTGCGCGCCGCCATCGAAGCATTCGGCACGTCATACAGCGAATATGTCCTCAGAGGCACGTCACCACGACCTGGTTTCGAAACCACAAAGCGTTATTCGAAGGCTCTGAGAATGGTGCAGCAAGACCTTATCACCCTACCGCATGGCCCCATTCCATGTGTTGTTGCCTGTCTGTTTCTCGGGTTTGTCGAAGCCTTGCAGCAAAGACTTAACAAAGCCCTTTTGCATTTGCATGGCACTTTCTCTCTCATGATGTCACTGACTGATAAACAACTCCACGACGAGATTGATACCGATAGCCTTGTGTTactcttgaagaagcttgacctGCACGTCGCTACATACGCCGTATCACATCCCCCAAACCTTCCTTTGAAACCATTTGTCATGGGTGAGATCCTGCAGTCTTATCCACCAGACGGCTCCCTATTCGAGATCTTACACTCGAGCTATCATTTTACGGCTAAGGCCTTCCGATACAAGTACACCAGTCGCCGAACGATACCACCCGAGCTGCTCATGGAACAGGGCCGACAGCTCGCCAACTTGAAACAATGGCTATCGCTCAACGAGATCCCACCTACTTCCAATACTGAATCACATGAATCGCTCATCGTTCTCCGCTCACAATGTCTTGCTGCCCTTGTCAACACCGCCACTATCATGGAGCCACGTGAGACAGCGTACGACTGCTACGGTCCGGAGTTTGAAGAAATCATCACATCGATTGGGGCCTTGTTGCTCAGCAAAAGCCTCCAAG TGGGAAAGAAGGTCCATGGTGCGCGGAGACGGAAGGGTCCTTGGTAG
- a CDS encoding hypothetical protein (EggNog:ENOG41), producing MLSAKLQNNKVNDLIRRMSSVINSRAKITTSTSPEHIPELALPSVNYLSAAKYITIYYEQVHPLFPHLDRDTFDSTAASPDLSTILINDPSFSALYHSVLALGSLHDGGGSFEPGKGRAWELLSVALAKVPDLPKAKNSLVALQAITTIAVYCLGVPCISIEHSIMTEMARMAQDLAPSLCKGPSAKAFYRVFWVVYVIEKIMSFHFGRPSAIIDANIIAPMPYISDTHLGGLNWTYILAQQSRLLSRAMNTLFCPGVCHRGSQYFLMTIDQLLEDLEQWRASIAEEFRPGYPSQSNSLRRPVHGTVGIWINYLYYSLKLILLRSRLRIDSSQGSGAGKTSHSEQLIEVSRSVLEIVTYVDVEPSTPLWIIAAIPLCALFLLFDHVISNPKSPDTRSNLALLNIAGGHFSRLEFASGGTLPGSLISEFTYIAREYINQCDSQDSHKGPQNITSSADPNPSMVESCISEVSQSLEQEFEMAQATVLNSTSLMDPIYAPIESLWDSGNDPLYGIDVMNLFNSIM from the exons ATGCTCTCGGCCAAGCTTCAGAACAACAAAGTCAATGACCTTATCCGGCGAATGTCTTCAgtcatcaacagcagggCAAAGATAACTACCAGTACCTCACCTGAGCACATACCTGAGCTAGCCCTCCCATCGGTGAATTATTTATCTGCTGCAAAATACATAACCA TATACTACGAACAAGTTcatcctctcttccctcATCTAGATCGCGACACATTCGACTCCACCGCCGCGAGCCCTGATCTAAGCACAATTCTCATTAACGACCCATCTTTTTCTGCTCTGTATCACTCCGTCCTCGCTCTCGGTAGTCTACACGACGGTGGCGGCAGCTTTGAGCCTGGGAAGGGAAGGGCATGGGAATTGCTCTCCGTCGCATTAGCCAAGGTGCCAGATCtccccaaggccaagaactcGTTGGTCGCTCTTCAGGCAATAACAACCATTGCGGTGTACTGTCTCGGTGTACCGTGTATATCCATTGAGCATAGTATCATGACGGAAATGGCGCGTATGGCTCAAGATCTAGCACCTTCTCTTTGTAAAGGCCCCTCTGCGAAGGCGTTCTATAGGGTATTCTGGGTCGTTTACGTGATAGAGAAGATAATGAGCTTCCACTTTGGCCGCCCTTCG GCCATCATCGACGCCAATATTATTGCGCCTATGCCCTACATTTCTGACACCCACCTTGGAGGTCTGAACTGGACGTACATCCTCGCTCAGCAAAGCCGTCTCTTATCACGGGCGATGAATACTCTCTTCTGCCCTGGGGTATGCCACAGGGGATCGCAGTATTTTCTGATGACCATTGATCAATTGCTCGAGGACCTTGAGCAGTGGAGGGCATCTATCGCTGAGGAATTTCGTCCGGGGTATCCGTCACAATCCAATTCCCTCCGGAGACCTGTGCACGGGACAGTTGGGATCTGGATCAACTATCTCTACTACAGTCTTAAACTCATCTTGCTCCGAAGCAGGCTTCGAATCGACAGTTCTCAGGGCAGCGGAGCGGGCAAGACAAGTCACAGTGAACAGCTCATAGAAGTCTCTCGTTCTGTACTCGAGATTGTTACATACGTTGACGTTGAGCCATCGACACCACTATG GATCATCGCAGCTATCCCCTTGTGtgctctctttcttctttttgaccACGTCATCAGCAATCCGAAGTCTCCAGACACGAGAAGCAATCTCGCTTTACTCAATATCGCAGGTGGACATTTTAGTCGCCTTGAGTTTGCGAGTGGAGGAACGTTGCCCGGCTCGCTTATCAGCGAGTTCACATACATCGCGCGCGAATACATCAATCAGTGCGACAGCCAGGATTCACACAAGGGACCCCAAAATATTACTTCCTCCGCGGATCCTAATCCCTCAATGGTCGAATCTTGTATTTCTGAAGTGAGCCAAAGTCTCGAGCAAGAG TTCGAGATGGCTCAGGCTACAGTGCTTAACTCTACGTCACTGATGGATCCTATTTATGCACCGATAGAAAGTCTCTGGGATAGTGGCAACGATCCATTGTACGGTATAGATGTGATGaacctttttaatagtattatgtAA
- a CDS encoding hypothetical protein (EggNog:ENOG41) — protein MQWHHFLSIFLCVGVYGFPSYLEGPVGKVVSERLSSRVNDAVRSHDKKRSLGLASKPIKVTGEHEFIPPNFEKGDQRGPCPGLNALANHGYISRKGVTSLVEVAAAINQVYGMGVDLATILATMGTVFVGNPLSLDPGFSIGATASGSQNILGNLFGLLGTPRGLNGSHNIIEGDSSNTRDDLYVTGDASTMDMKLFQSLYDSASKEGTYDFDAFAKRAKTRFHETVATNPNFYYGPFTGMIARNAGYFFACRLLSNHTVGSTEDIMDIGTLKSFFAVTEKDGKLVYKRGHERIPENWYRRSIDYGLIGLNLDLLNLITNIGGNMGEVNSYAGVDVSNITGGVLNLTKLLEGNNLLCFVFEIVKTVAPNSLSTLFSIIATPLELITDALGSAVLNLACPAFKDLTVGGTDFEDGIKKKFPGASLGSSVI, from the exons ATGCAGTGGCATCACTTTCTTTCAATTTTTCTCTGCGTAGGTGTGTATGGCTTCCCATCATACCTCGAAGGTCCTGTCGGAAAGGTCGTTTCCGAAAGACTCTCTAGCAGAGTGAACGATGCAGTTCGAAGTCATGATAAGAAACGTTCGCTTGGTCTGGCGAGCAAGCCAATCAAAGTAACTGGCGAGCATGAATTTATTCCACCGAACTTTGAGAAGGGTGATCAACGAGGTCCTTGTCCTGGTCTCAATGCCTTGGCGAATCATGGATACATCAGCCGCAAGGGCGTTACAAGCCTCGTCGAGGTAGCGGCTGCTATCAATCAGGTGTATGGAATGGGAGTAGACCTGGCTACCATCTTGGCGACAATGGGTACAGTCTTTGTCGGAAACCCTCTATCGCTCGACCCAGGCTTCTCCATCGGCGCCACCGCCAGTGGCTCGCAGAATATTCTGGGTAACCTCTTCGGGCTGCTGGGAACGCCACGAGGTCTGAACGGTTCACACAATATCATTGAAGGTGATTCGTCCAACACCCGCGATGACCTGTACGTCACTGGAGATGCATCCACCATGGATATGAAGTTATTCCAGTCGCTCTACGACTCGGCTTCTAAGGAGGGTACTTATGACTTTGACGCTTTTGCAAAGAGAGCCAAGACCCGATTCCATGAGACTGTCGCTACGAATCCCAACTTTTACTATGGGCCTTTCACGGGGATGATTGCGAGAAATGCGGGATACTTCTTTGCCTGCCGATTGCTTTCGAACCATACTGTTGGAAGCACTGAGGACATTATGG ACATTGGAACATTGAAGAGCTTCTTTGCTGTCACAGAAAAGGACGGAAAGCTTGTGTATAAGCGCGGCCACGAGAGAATCCCTGAGAACTGGTACCGTAGATCAATTGACTACGGTCTCATCGGCCTCAACTtggatcttctcaacctgATTACCAA CATCGGAGGTAACATGGGAGAAGTCAACAGCTACGCCGGTGTCGACGTAAGCAACATCACGGGTGGagtcctcaacctcaccaagCTCCTCGAGGGGAATAACCTGCTCTGCTTCGTCTTTGAGATTGTCAAGACCGTTGCGCCAAACTCTCTCTCAACTCTGTTCTCAATCATCGCAACTCCTCTCGAGCTCATCACCGACGCTCTCGGATCTGCAGTCTTGAACCTCGCTTGCCCGGCCTTCAAGGACTTGACTGTCGGTGGAACAGACTTTGAGGATGGAATCAAGAAGAAGTTCCCTGGTGCTAGCCTGGGCTCATCTGTTATCTAA
- a CDS encoding hypothetical protein (EggNog:ENOG41), producing MKLFGSLALVLALFQLGVSAAAAPEEPPTCGALCIEELAIKSPCGLNTTCICTNAELNEKITLCVAANCTSYSKHTCNAPSRDRTTLVWVIGIVFLILGLIGFGLRVMARVFAAKQTWGADDWVMLLAVLFYWDELLYLGALPITKISILLFYLKVFPGKHIRLACWIFIGLNVAYFITFELISIFQCRPIDGAWRAWDKEYKAKCNNINLQGWFAAILNIILDVGTMVIPLKELYGLSMSLRKKIQLMLMFSVGIFVTIVSAVRLQSLASYATTSNVTQDYVEIGYWSTIEVPVGIFCACMPAIRALFGIVFPKVFASTNRSKNSYANISKESKQPTGDRKGSATPQITIDTEISTRYSRHHDDSSVIELTQMGRGQEQGHEETAWTDRRPAVPREPV from the exons ATGAAGCTCTTTGGTTCGCTGGCACTAGTGCTGGCTTTATTTCAGCTTGGTGTATCGGCCGCCGCGGCGCCCGAAGAGCCTCCAACTTGTGGT GCTCTCTGCATTGAAGAGTTGGCGATCAAGTCGCCTTGTGGTCTGAACACGACATGCATCTGTACAAACGCTGAGCTTAATGAGAAGATCACGCTTTGCGTTGCGGCGAATTGCACG AGCTACTCCAAGCATACCTGCAACGCGCCGTCTCGCGATCGCACAACGCTGGTATGGGTCATCGGTATCGTCTTCCTTATTCTCGGCCTCATCGGCTTTGGCCTGCGGGTAATGGCCAGAGTGTTTGCCGCGAAGCAAACATGGGGAGCCGACGATTGGGTCATGCTGCTTGCAGTG CTGTTCTACTGGGACGAACTTCTCTATCTCGGAGCCCTGCCCATCACAAAGATTTCCATCCTGCTTTTCTATCTGAAGGTATTCCCTGGCAAACATATTCGACTGGCATGCTGGATCTTCATCGGCCTCAACGTCGCATACTTCATCACCTTTGAGCTCATTTCCATCTTCCAATGCAGACCAATTGACGGCGCTTGGAGAGCCTGGGACAAGGAGTACAAGGCCAAGtgcaacaacatcaacctccAGGGCTGGTTTGCAGCCATTTTGAACATCATTCTCGATGTTGGCACGATGGTTATCCCGCTGAAGGAGCTTTACGGGCTGTCGATGTCGCTGAGGAAGAAAATTCAACTCATGCTCATGTTTAGCGTCGGTATCTT CGTCACGATTGTCAGCGCAGTCCGTCTTCAATCTCTAGCAAGCTACGCAACAACCAGCAACGTAACCC AGGACTATGTCGAAATCGGATACTGGAGCACAATTGAAGTCCCCGTCGGCATATTCTGCGCCTGCATGCCCGCCATCCGCGCCCTCTTCGGCATCGTCTTCCCCAAGGTCTTCGCCTCCACGAACCGCAGCAAGAACAGCTAcgccaacatctccaaggagTCAAAGCAGCCAACCGGCGACAGAAAGGGCAGCGCCACGCCGCAGATCACCATCGACACGGAGATCTCGACAAGGTACTCGCGGCACCACGATGACTCGTCGGTAATTGAACTTACGCAGATGGGAAGAGGCCAGGAGCAGGGCCACGAGGAGACTGCGTGGACGGATAGGAGGCCGGCTGTTCCGCGTGAGCCTGTATGA
- a CDS encoding hypothetical protein (EggNog:ENOG41) — MKASVILATLLTTSAWAGTLPTKRQNAANEAALQQAREESAAAIERGQGRGRLLLDEGNCSEACNRCRLSATTTAVAEVFACGTAAVAVDVLTAGAAVFLEAAGFVFCEAAVITKLNEKEETCLKE; from the coding sequence ATGAAGGCCTCAGTCATCCTAGCCACCCTCCTCACCACCTCCGCCTGGGCTGGCACCCTCCCCACCAAGCGCCAAAACGCCGCCAACGAAGCCGCTCTGCAGCAAGCCCGCGAAGAATCCGCCGCAGCCATCGAGCGCGGTCAAGGCCGAGGCCGACTTCTTCTCGACGAGGGAAACTGCAGTGAGGCTTGTAACCGCTGCCGTCTTTCGGCTACTACTACCGCTGTAGCTGAGGTATTTGCTTGTGGTACGGCTGCCGTTGCTGTGGACGTTTTGACCGCTGGCGCTGCGGTTTTTCTTGAAGCTGCAGGGTTTGTGTTCTGTGAGGCTGCGGTTATTACTAAACtgaatgagaaggaggagacttGTCTCAAGGAGTAG
- a CDS encoding hypothetical protein (EggNog:ENOG41) has protein sequence MKFSTFIAPLISIPLVFASPNPNNDHYPPPPKTKTVTATVTHTVTKPIYKPPVTKTETVTKKYPVTKYETETVTKYKWKPPVTKTEYVTKWKPPVTKYVTKTETDTVTKWKPPVTKYVTKTKTDTITKWKPPIIKTKTETETDTVTKYKWKPAITKYKTETVTKTVTKQPYPTHHKPGKDYKA, from the coding sequence ATGAAGTTCTCAACCTTCATCGCCCCTCTCATCTCAATCCCTCTGGTCTTCGCCAGccccaaccccaacaacGACCACTACCCACCTccccccaagaccaagaccgtGACCGCAACAGTCACCCACACCGTCACCAAGCCCATCTACAAGCCCCCAGTAACCAAGACCGAGACTGTCACCAAGAAGTACCCCGTTACCAAGtacgagaccgagaccgtCACAAAGTACAAGTGGAAGCCCCCCGTCACCAAGACCGAGTATGTCACAAAGTGGAAGCCCCCCGTGACAAAGTACGTGaccaagaccgagaccgaCACCGTCACCAAGTGGAAGCCTCCCGTCACCAAGTACGTCACCAAGACAAAGACCGACACTATCACGAAGTGGAAGCCTCCTATCATCAAGACAaagaccgagaccgagaccgacACTGTCACCAAGTACAAGTGGAAGCCTGCCATCACCAAGTACAAGACCGAGACTGTTACCAAGACCGTCACAAAGCAACCTTATCCCACTCACCACAAGCCCGGCAAGGACTACAAGGCCTAA
- a CDS encoding hypothetical protein (EggNog:ENOG41) translates to MSSPKVRSTGPAPFFVRTIYPFDPPAPASFENLLAFDKGELELIHDVESSGWTECSLLKCGTVGWMPLNYCNVFDPKPLRPLLKAVIKFSEALGLDPDVPIDGGDIDAIVHEVSSIMNLGYRLDVDYPQIGAWKVLHPISICVHDLVLVLQKQLGTMREGTPGQGKKDSTHRTGIVSIAFKIVIKADTFLSAVKKLHQSHLSHGSSNAKSPCIVDDESKTSSTTRAVDASNDEPDSPLSRGPNKHEHMAYLAPASPRESPERESSPQTKQRQDHHPDLQDSGSKTQLEQQLLHRPDDILPQPLGHHTFVQNQSFILRAQVTRCSLPALMGHLTDCELQSIREQFVEAFFLTWELFCTPEELLSALTKRFKAAQNEEAQRRNRIQSQVCYALRVWLESNWEPSTDQRVLLSLDSFLRCEVQNILPASSAFLLDITKSIGIAQQGRPCISPSITTIKRDTTCRHGRNMSMDIANSLFTSRGDQVSIVYMCHDSLAAQITSKQIQVFSCIKARELLAGRWMVHNSKDAPNVVAMCQLTNRISNWVKESILTEAEPKGRGYVIETWILIAQHLFQLRNFDGLVAVTSGLDDTSVLRLKQSWDSISIQAKESFRSLRQIVDPSENRKKLRALFSSSSAPRLPFLGSYLSQLVFTDEYHKVKNVKEGEASSGSDEKIINWEKYARIASIVKGLVGSQEPFDIIPDTELQMWIGKRTSEFWCVDQDCLQEIYYKRSKFLESGMSHHKRYPSLRSLFHLKS, encoded by the exons ATGTCTTCACCAAAAGTAAGGTCTACTGGGCCGGCGCCCTTCTTCGTCCGTACAATTTACCCCTTTGACCCCCCTGCTCCCGCGTCATTTGAGAATCTACTTGCATTCGACAAGGGAGAGCTCGAACTAATTCACGATGTTGAGTCTTCTGGCTGGACAGAGTGCAGCCTGCTGAAATGCGGTACTGTAGGCTGGATGCCTCTGAACTACTGTAACGTGTTTGACCCAAAGCCACTGAGGCCCCTGCTCAAAGCTGTTATCAAGTTCTCAgaagccttgggcttggaccCAGATGTGCCTATTGACGGAGGAGACATTGACGCCATCGTTCATGAAGTCTCGAGTATCATG AACCTCGGATATCGCCTCGACGTCGATTACCCCCAGATAGGCGCATGGAAGGTCCTGCACCCCATAAGTATCTGCGTTCACGACCTCGTCCTTGTCCTACAGAAACAACTCGGAACGATGCGGGAGGGTACCCCTGGCCAGGGGAAGAAGGACAGTACACACAGGACTGGCATCGTCTCGATTGCTTTCAAGATCGTGATCAAAGCTGATACTTTCTTGTCAGCCGTCAAAAAGCTGCACCAGAGTCATCTCTCTCATGGCTCGAGCAACGCCAAGAGCCCTTGTATTGTTGACGATGAGAGCAAGACATCTTCAACTACGAGAGCTGTAGATGCTTCGAACGACGAACCCGATAGCCCCTTGTCTAGGGGACCCAACAAGCACGAGCACATGGCCTATCTCGCTCCAGCATCGCCTCGCGAATCCCCAGAGCGTGAATCATCCCCACAAACAAAGCAAAGACAGGACCATCACCCTGACCTGCAAGACTCTGGCTCTAAAACCCAACTGGAGCAACAGCTACTGCATCGTCCCGATGATATACTGCCCCAGCCTTTAGGGCACCATACATTCGTCCAGAATCAATCGTTCATCTTGAGAGCACAAGTGACCCGTTGTTCCCTACCAGCTCTCATGGGGCACCTTACAGATTGCGAGCTCCAGTCTATTAGGGAACAGTTCGTCGAAGCTTTCTTCCTAACATGGGAGCTATTCTGTACACCAGAGGAGTTACTAAGCGCCCTGACTAAGCGATTCAAGGCTGCCCAGAACGAAGAAGCGCAGCGGAGAAACAGGATTCAATCTCAAGTTTGCTACGCCCTCAGGGTTTGGCTGGAGTCTAATTGGGAGCCCAGCACAGACCAGCGTGTCCTACTATCGCTAGACTCCTTTCTTAGATGCGAAGTCCAGAACATCTTACCGGCATCATCAGCGTTTCTCCTCGATATTACAAAGAGCATCGGCATCGCACAGCAGGGTCGTCCGTGTATCTCCCCCTCGATAACGACCATTAAAAGGGATACGACCTGTCGACATGGAAGAAATATGAGCATGGATATTGCGAACAGCCTCTTTACAAGCCGTGGTGATCAGGTGTCCATTGTATATATGTGTCACGACTCTCTTGCCGCTCAAATCACCTCCAAGCAAATACAGGTATTCTCTTGCATCAAGGCACGAGAGCTTCTGGCCGGGAGGTGGATGGTTCACAACTCGAAAGACGCCCCCAACGTGGTGGCTATGTGCCAGCTCACCAACAGAATCTCCAACTGGGTCAAGGAGAGCATCCTCACCGAAGCTGAGCCTAAAGGCCGGGGTTATGTTATAGAAACATGGATCCTTATCGCGCAGCATCTGTTCCAGTTGAGAAACTTTGATGGCCTAGTGGCTGTTACCTCAGGACTGGACGACACCTCTGTACTGAGGCTCAAGCAGTCTTGGGATTCTATATCAATACAGGCCAAGGAGTCGTTCCGCTCTCTACGGCAGATCGTCGACCCCTCCGAGAACCGCAAGAAGCTGCGAGCTTTgttctcaagttcctcagccCCACGCCTCCCCTTCTTGGGCTCATATCTGAGCCAACTAGTCTTCACTGATGAATATCACAAAGTGAAGAATGTCAAGGAAGGAGAAGCATCTTCAGGCTCAGACGAAAAGATCATCAATTGGGAGAAGTATGCTCGCATAGCGTCAATTGTTAAGGGTCTTGTTGGCAGTCAAGAGCCCTTTGACATCATTCCTGATACTGAGCTGCAGATGTGGATAGGCAAGAGGACTTCGGAGTTTTGGTGTGTTGACCAGGATTGCCTCCAGGAGATATATTACAAGAGAAGCAAGTTCCTCGAGTCGGGTATGTCGCATCACAAGAGGTATCCAAGTTTGCGTTCTCTTTTCCACTTGAAGTCCTGA
- a CDS encoding hypothetical protein (EggNog:ENOG41) → MSDPLICTHVSKECPIELTTYGYRPNLGGNIFLAVFFGIAFITNIVLGIRFRIRAYAIVLSLGCLAQVLGYIGRVGMYFQPFGAIPFQAQICCLIIGPAFNSAAVYLMLKHIVALFGAKWSVLQPKWYTIIFITADVVSLVLQAVGGGITATSDFRTDHDRIEMGNNIMMAGIAFQVVTLSIFAILATLFCVRRMRALTTNPLEGNSLQAWRTLRFRLFLGGLTTAFMAIYIRCVYRIAEMRGGWGNKLMREQIPFVIFESV, encoded by the coding sequence ATGTCAGATCCACTCATCTGCACTCACGTCTCCAAAGAGTGCCCCATCGAACTTACAACCTACGGCTATCGCCCTAATCTCGGCGGCAACATCTTCCTAGCAGTATTCTTCGGCATCGctttcatcaccaacatcgtCCTCGGCATTCGCTTCCGCATCCGCGCTTATGCCATCGTTCTCAGTCTCGGCTGTCTAGCCCAAGTCCTAGGCTATATCGGACGCGTCGGAATGTACTTTCAACCATTCGGCGCGATCCCCTTCCAAGCTCAAATCTGCTGTCTCATCATCGGTCCTGCATTCAACAGCGCAGCTGTGTATCTCATGCTCAAGCATATCGTTGCGCTCTTTGGAGCAAAGTGGTCTGTGCTGCAGCCAAAATGGTataccatcatcttcatcacagcTGATGTTGTGTCGTTGGTTTTGCaggctgttggtggtggtatcACTGCGACTTCCGACTTTAGGACGGACCATGATAGGATCGAAATGGGCAATAATATCATGATGGCGGGTATTGCGTTTCAGGTGGTGACGTTGTCAATATTTGCGATACTGGCTACTTTGTTCTGCGTCAGGAGAATGCGAGCTCTTACTACAAATCCTCTTGAGGGAAATTCGCTCCAAGCTTGGCGAACACTTCGGTTCCGGTTGTTTTTGGGTGGACTCACGACTGCGTTTATGGCGATTTATATCCGATGCGTGTATCGCATTGCGGAGATGCGAGGCGGTTGGGGAAACAAGCTCATGCGAGAGCAAATCCCTTTTGTCATCTTTGAGTCTGTGTGA
- a CDS encoding hypothetical protein (EggNog:ENOG41), giving the protein MPSETENTKERTSNLGIDANNAAKTYLSFLQNEVQRLKDEEDRDRWILELMEQNESLEKEVQRLEEQIKKLRQDKEEEAEK; this is encoded by the exons ATGCCGAGTGAAACAGAGAATACGAAAG AGAGGACATCAAATCTCGGTATCGACGCAAATAATGCGGCCAAGACATATCTAAGTTTTCTGCAGAATGAGGTCCAGAGActgaaggatgaagaagatcgagatcgGTGGATTCTAGAGTTGATGGAACAAAATGAGTCACTTGAGAAGGAAGTACAACGACTGGAAGAAcagatcaagaagctgaGGCAAGataaggaagaggaagccgAGAAATAA